One Deinococcus roseus DNA window includes the following coding sequences:
- a CDS encoding S1 family peptidase yields MTRLRSLMALAFASVALTACSSVETPQSNNTAEVSPQIVYGTVSAVGSRPYMVAVQRANYLTSNWCGGSLIASNWVMTAAHCVKGFSASGIKIRAGLYNMSNSSEGQTVSVSNIYIHPSYYDATYGYDIALLKLSANVTHPYAAPGAIPSSTLDSTLVQANQMATVSGWGITEYGSSSSQLREVTIPITPSGTPCGGTPANTICGPYYQGKDSCNGDSGGPLARSYNGRFYILGIVSYGPEECRGEGVYTRVGKYVSWIKSVSGVSAQ; encoded by the coding sequence GTGACCAGACTTCGTTCACTCATGGCCCTCGCTTTTGCCTCTGTTGCCCTGACCGCTTGCAGTTCTGTGGAAACCCCCCAGAGCAACAACACTGCTGAAGTGTCTCCCCAGATTGTGTATGGCACAGTCAGTGCAGTGGGCAGCCGTCCTTACATGGTGGCCGTGCAGCGCGCAAATTACCTGACCAGCAACTGGTGCGGAGGCAGCCTGATTGCCAGCAACTGGGTGATGACCGCCGCCCACTGCGTCAAGGGCTTCAGTGCTTCTGGCATCAAGATCCGGGCTGGACTGTACAACATGTCCAACTCCAGTGAAGGCCAGACCGTCAGTGTTTCAAACATCTACATCCACCCCAGCTATTACGATGCCACTTACGGGTACGACATTGCTTTGCTGAAACTCTCTGCCAACGTGACTCACCCTTACGCTGCACCCGGAGCCATTCCCAGCAGCACATTGGATTCCACCCTGGTGCAGGCCAATCAGATGGCTACGGTTTCTGGATGGGGCATCACCGAATATGGCTCTTCTTCCAGCCAGTTGCGCGAGGTCACCATTCCCATCACCCCCAGTGGCACACCCTGTGGTGGCACACCTGCCAACACCATCTGTGGACCTTACTACCAGGGCAAGGATTCCTGCAACGGGGACAGTGGTGGTCCTCTGGCCCGCAGCTACAACGGCCGTTTCTACATTCTGGGCATCGTCAGCTACGGTCCTGAAGAATGCCGTGGGGAGGGCGTTTACACCCGCGTGGGCAAATACGTTTCCTGGATCAAGAGTGTTTCTGGGGTCTCTGCACAGTAA
- a CDS encoding metal ABC transporter substrate-binding protein, whose translation MKQAFLLLFALATSGAHARMSVVVTIQPYYSIIKNIAGDKASVTRLVPVGASPETFEPTPADVKTLSQAKLVFMNGLGLDEWLINVVKNSGTRAPLIEFGEVLKFKPILAAEHAAETKAAHDEHGHSGTDPHIFLDASLMALAATRAGAELARADPGNKAYYLQRAKLENQKLLKLHAELKSTLKPVMGQNIVTFHGAFQYFARAYGLKVAAAIEPFPGKEPSARYVTDVVKLIRKQKVKAVFAEPQLPETAARTIAESAGAKLFVLDPEGSKLSNDYYGMMRYNRDTLLRALN comes from the coding sequence ATGAAACAGGCCTTCTTGCTGCTTTTTGCCCTCGCCACTTCAGGTGCACATGCCAGAATGAGCGTGGTGGTCACCATCCAGCCCTACTACAGCATCATCAAGAACATTGCTGGCGACAAAGCCAGTGTGACCCGTCTGGTTCCGGTGGGAGCAAGCCCAGAAACCTTTGAACCCACCCCTGCAGATGTCAAAACCCTTTCTCAGGCAAAACTGGTCTTCATGAACGGTCTGGGCCTGGACGAATGGTTGATCAACGTGGTGAAAAACAGCGGAACCCGTGCCCCACTGATTGAGTTTGGTGAGGTGCTGAAATTCAAGCCCATCCTGGCTGCAGAACATGCTGCAGAAACCAAAGCCGCACACGATGAACATGGCCATTCCGGCACCGATCCCCACATCTTTCTGGATGCCAGCCTGATGGCTCTGGCCGCCACCCGTGCAGGTGCAGAACTGGCCAGAGCCGACCCTGGCAACAAAGCCTATTACCTGCAAAGGGCAAAACTTGAAAACCAGAAACTGCTGAAACTCCATGCAGAACTGAAATCCACCCTGAAACCGGTCATGGGCCAGAACATCGTGACGTTCCACGGGGCTTTTCAGTATTTTGCACGTGCTTATGGCCTGAAAGTGGCTGCAGCCATTGAGCCTTTTCCAGGCAAGGAACCCAGCGCCCGCTATGTCACAGATGTGGTCAAGCTGATCCGAAAACAAAAAGTCAAAGCTGTCTTTGCAGAGCCCCAATTGCCTGAAACTGCAGCCCGCACCATAGCAGAAAGCGCAGGTGCAAAACTGTTCGTGCTGGACCCAGAAGGCAGCAAGCTGAGCAACGATTACTACGGCATGATGCGCTACAACCGGGACACCCTGCTGAGAGCCCTGAACTGA
- a CDS encoding nitroreductase family protein, with translation MSDLQNTLTRTLPVKEAIESRSSIRQFEPSMPKEDLLEILRLASLAPSAFNAQPARFVVVENPETKGKLQAAAYGQKQVTSAPYTIVVYSDMEDVLATAEETSHPAFGDEGKTRQRQTFEGAFGGQSVENRAAWANAQANIVLGYLLIATRSLGYDSVPMLGFEPNKVKELLGLPAHVQIAALLPVGKAAEQGKSHHRHSVDRITRFA, from the coding sequence ATGAGCGATTTACAGAACACCCTCACCAGAACCCTCCCTGTTAAAGAAGCCATCGAGAGCCGCAGCAGCATTCGCCAGTTTGAGCCCTCCATGCCAAAAGAAGACCTGCTGGAAATCCTGCGCCTGGCCAGCCTGGCTCCCAGCGCTTTCAATGCTCAGCCTGCCCGTTTTGTGGTGGTGGAAAACCCTGAAACCAAAGGGAAACTTCAGGCCGCTGCTTATGGTCAAAAACAGGTCACTTCTGCCCCTTACACCATCGTGGTCTACAGCGACATGGAAGACGTGCTGGCCACTGCTGAAGAAACCTCCCACCCTGCTTTTGGAGACGAAGGCAAAACCCGCCAGCGCCAGACCTTTGAAGGGGCTTTTGGGGGCCAGAGCGTGGAAAACCGTGCTGCCTGGGCCAACGCACAGGCCAACATCGTGCTGGGATACCTGTTGATTGCCACCCGCAGTCTGGGCTACGACAGCGTGCCCATGCTGGGCTTTGAACCCAACAAAGTGAAAGAACTGCTGGGCCTGCCTGCCCACGTGCAGATCGCTGCCCTGCTCCCCGTGGGCAAAGCAGCTGAACAGGGCAAATCCCACCACCGCCACAGCGTGGATCGCATCACCCGCTTCGCCTGA
- a CDS encoding winged helix-turn-helix transcriptional regulator, whose product MSEDGFCPVHHAIQILQEKWTLHIIRTLLQGPSGFNELSRSVGGCNPATLTHRLESLEGLGLVHKEVISTMPPRSSYSLTPAGVELQGVVTAIDEWARSHLSTCKAKADGIR is encoded by the coding sequence ATGAGTGAAGATGGTTTTTGCCCCGTACACCACGCCATCCAGATCTTGCAGGAGAAGTGGACGCTTCACATCATCCGCACCCTGCTGCAAGGTCCAAGTGGCTTCAACGAACTCTCCAGAAGCGTAGGGGGCTGCAATCCTGCCACCCTGACCCACCGACTGGAAAGCCTGGAAGGACTGGGATTGGTCCACAAAGAAGTGATCTCCACCATGCCCCCGAGGTCCAGTTACAGCCTCACCCCTGCCGGTGTGGAGCTGCAGGGCGTGGTCACCGCCATCGATGAGTGGGCCAGAAGTCACCTGTCCACTTGCAAAGCCAAGGCCGATGGTATAAGATAG